A single genomic interval of Pochonia chlamydosporia 170 chromosome 7, whole genome shotgun sequence harbors:
- a CDS encoding Cadherin-like protein (similar to Cordyceps militaris CM01 XP_006665517.1) yields the protein MPSLLAVVALLPLSQLVSSEPTISFPFNAQLPLAARIDQFFSYSFAQYTFQSDSKISYSLGDHPSWLSIESGGRRLYGTPKDGDVPAGDVVGQTVDIIATDNTGSTTMNATVVVSRQPAPKVQIPLEDQIKNFGKFSAPSSILSYPSTNFKFSFDKNTFGKSGLNYYAVSGDSSPLPAWVKFDAQSLTFSGRTPPFESLIQPPQTFDLSLVASDIVGFSASSLKFSVVVGSHKLTTDQPIITLNATRGTAVNYNGLENGIKLDGKQIAPGDLTVTTKNLPTWLSYDDKTGRLQGTPKDGDHAANFTITYKDSFSDNLDVSVVVNVATGLFEATFEDMKVRPGGKFDLDMTKYFKDPSDITVKVSTSPGEDWLKVNGLKLSGDVPKTSKGDFKLIIDAASKSSDLSEKEVVNVTFLALDGTTTTVTSPSSTTTTTATATNTGEVIPDDDQTQPGRLSTGEILLATIIPVIFVAILLMVLVCYFRRRRAGKSYLGSKYRSKISHPVLSTLRVNGSDPSMREAARMGAFVHTETQVFKPAKAAFPDGHSPISSQRRSSETLAGLSESEMPQSMMVDAARTTTIRSVSNVASEDGRQSWVTIEGGHGGVAPSDRSSRSQQSDVTYPESTRQIFPGTDYAPRRDPGLEITLPTLDELPSLQPTPLLAYNPPRTPLSQHSTGNHSAITSSSAALPAQDDHYTTAPMTMTKWPTGSTTKVDASEPNWVTLAESEAGESISSLRRPDAAAVRPSRPWHEATDSADGGKSFTTDISFGSSENWRLIGRHSPTKTERSYKELVDEIPFHPSRPGTARDGAQPGERAPPSPELVSPIQWDEVPSPLASGRLGPSVSILSKMSADRTQMSGGRGHDDDTWMRDHSGKMSDGSFKVFL from the coding sequence ATGCCTTCACTGCTGGCGGTTGTGGCATTACTGCCCCTCTCGCAGCTTGTGAGTAGCGAGCCTACGATATCATTCCCTTTCAACGCGCAGCTACCGCTTGCTGCCCGTATCGATCAGTTCTTTTCCTATTCTTTTGCGCAATATACTTTTCAGTCCGACTCGAAAATTTCCTACTCACTTGGCGATCATCCCAGTTGGCTGTCTATCGAGAGTGGAGGCAGGCGCTTATACGGAACACCAAAAGATGGAGATGTTCCGGCGGGAGACGTCGTTGGCCAGACGGTAGACATTATTGCCACGGATAACACGGGTTCGACGACTATGAATGCGACTGTGGTGGTTTCCAGGCAGCCGGCTCCCAAAGTTCAGATACCTCTGGAAGATCAAATCAAGAATTTTGGCAAATTCTCCGCCCCTTCGTCTATTTTGTCGTATCCGTCGACAAACTTCAAGTTTTCCTTTGACAAGAATACCTTTGGGAAGTCTGGGTTGAATTACTACGCCGTTTCTGGAGACAGCAGTCCGCTGCCGGCATGGGTCAAGTTTGACGCGCAGTCGTTGACCTTTAGTGGACGAACACCCCCCTTTGAGTCCTTGATTCAGCCGCCGCAGACATTTGATCTCAGCTTGGTTGCTTCCGATATCGTTGGCTTCTCGGCCTCGTCGCTCAAGTTTTCCGTCGTGGTTGGAAGCCACAAGCTGACGACTGACCAGCCAATTATCACACTCAATGCCACTCGAGGCACGGCAGTCAACTACAATGGCTTGgagaatggcatcaagctTGACGGGAAGCAGATCGCGCCGGGTGATCTAACCGTGACCACCAAGAATTTACCCACTTGGCTGTCCTACGATGACAAGACGGGGAGGCTCCAAGGTACGCCTAAAGATGGCGACCATGCGGCCAATTTCACAATCACCTACAAGGATAGCTTTTCCGACAATTTGGACGTCTCGGTGGTGGTAAATGTGGCCACTGGCCTCTTTGAGGCGACTTTTGAAGACATGAAGGTCCGGCCAGGTGGTAAATTCGACCTGGATATGACCAAGTACTTTAAAGACCCTAGCGACATTACCGTCAAGGTATCAACCAGCCCAGGCGAGGACTGGCTCAAAGTCAACGGCCTCAAGCTGTCGGGTGACGTGCCGAAGACATCAAAGGGCGACTTCAAGTTGATCATTGACGCGGCGTCCAAGAGTTCCGACCTCAGTGAGAAGGAGGTTGTCAACGTGACTTTTCTTGCGCTTGATGGAACAACGACCACTGTAACTTCCCCTTCCTCTACGACCACTACAACTGCCACGGCCACAAACACCGGGGAGGTCATCCCTGACGACGACCAGACGCAACCAGGTCGTCTGAGCACAGGGGAGATCCTCCTGGCTACTATTATCCCAGTGATATTTGTGGCAATACTGCTGATGGTGTTGGTATGCTACTTCCGTCGTCGACGGGCTGGAAAGTCATATCTGGGGAGTAAATATCGTTCCAAAATCTCACACCCCGTTCTCAGCACCCTACGAGTCAATGGATCCGATCCCTCAATGCGAGAGGCCGCTCGAATGGGGGCATTTGTGCACACAGAAACCCAAGTATTCAAACCTGCCAAGGCAGCCTTTCCAGATGGACATTCGCCCATATCATCTCAGAGGCGGAGCTCCGAAACCTTGGCTGGATTGTCAGAGTCTGAGATGCCCCAAAGCATGATGGTAGACGCTGCTCGAACAACAACCATCCGCAGCGTCAGCAACGTCGCAAGCGAAGACGGAAGACAGTCCTGGGTTACCATCGAAGGAGGCCACGGCGGTGTCGCCCCGAGCGACAGATCATCACGCAGTCAACAATCCGACGTGACATACCCAGAGTCAACGCGCCAAATCTTCCCCGGCACCGACTACGCACCAAGACGGGATCCAGGACTGGAAATCACTCTCCCTACTCTAGACGAGCTACCCAGCCTACAGCCAACTCCCCTCCTAGCATACAACCCACCCAGGACACCACTCTCCCAGCACAGCACCGGCAACCACTCAGCAATAACATCCAGCTCAGCCGCTCTGCCCGCCCAAGACGACCACTACACCACCGCCCCCATGACAATGACCAAGTGGCCCACCGGGTCTACAACCAAGGTCGACGCCTCGGAACCAAACTGGGTGACGCTCGCGGAAAGCGAAGCAGGAGAAAGCATATCCTCGCTGCGCAGACCCGACGCCGCGGCCGTCAGACCATCCAGACCGTGGCACGAAGCCACTGACTCAGCAGACGGCGGCAAGAGTTTCACAACAGATATATCCTTTGGATCATCCGAGAACTGGCGCCTAATAGGTCGGCACAGCCCAACCAAGACGGAGCGCTCGTACAAAGAGCTCGTCGACGAGATCCCCTTCCACCCCTCACGGCCGGGGACCGCCCGCGACGGCGCTCAACCCGGCGAGAGGGCACCACCCAGCCCGGAGCTGGTATCCCCTATTCAGTGGGACGAGGTGCCCTCGCCGCTGGCCTCGGGACGGCTGGGTCCGTCGGTGAGTATATTATCCAAGATGAGTGCCGACAGAACGCAAATGTCTGGCGGGAGAGgccacgacgacgacacgTGGATGAGGGACCATTCTGGCAAGATGTCCGACGGAAGCTTCAAGGTGTTTTTATAG